Proteins found in one Bacillota bacterium genomic segment:
- a CDS encoding DegT/DnrJ/EryC1/StrS family aminotransferase, whose amino-acid sequence MAGYVGRKHAAAVNSGTSGLHLLVRAFGIGEGDEVITTPFSFIASSNCILYERAKPVFVDIEPDTANMNPDLIEDAISRRTKAVLPVDAFGQPARLDAVREIADPPRPRGGRGFLRIPGVRV is encoded by the coding sequence ATCGCCGGCTACGTTGGCAGGAAACACGCGGCTGCGGTCAACAGCGGCACTAGCGGGCTGCATCTGCTTGTCCGCGCCTTCGGCATCGGCGAGGGCGACGAGGTCATAACGACCCCGTTCAGCTTCATCGCGTCCAGCAACTGCATCCTTTATGAGAGGGCGAAGCCGGTGTTCGTGGACATCGAGCCTGACACCGCGAACATGAACCCGGACCTCATCGAGGACGCCATCAGCCGCCGCACGAAGGCCGTCCTCCCGGTGGACGCCTTCGGCCAGCCGGCCAGGCTCGACGCCGTCCGCGAGATCGCGGACCCGCCACGGCCTCGTGGTGGTCGAGGATTCCTGCGAATCCCTGGGGTCCGAGTATAA
- a CDS encoding DegT/DnrJ/EryC1/StrS family aminotransferase, with the protein MVVTDHCAMARLTLRVPPLLAHVQPRTLRGGVTRHGFASLVGYSTRDRGEAGVWLSHERLSYNYHMDELLAALGVAQMSRIEEIIVKRERVAAMHAERLARVQGVCRGCACRMWRPR; encoded by the coding sequence ATGGTCGTCACGGACCACTGCGCGATGGCACGCCTCACGCTGCGCGTCCCGCCTTTGCTGGCGCATGTCCAACCCAGGACGCTGAGAGGCGGGGTCACCCGTCACGGTTTCGCCTCTCTCGTCGGCTATTCAACCAGGGACCGGGGGGAGGCAGGGGTGTGGCTTTCCCACGAGCGGCTGAGCTACAACTACCACATGGACGAGCTTCTGGCCGCGCTCGGGGTCGCGCAGATGTCGCGCATCGAGGAGATCATCGTGAAGCGCGAGCGGGTGGCGGCGATGCATGCGGAGCGCCTGGCAAGGGTGCAAGGGGTGTGCCGGGGGTGCGCCTGCCGTATGTGGCGCCCGAGGTGA